A window of the Tropheryma whipplei str. Twist genome harbors these coding sequences:
- a CDS encoding HAD hydrolase-like protein — protein sequence MLEFRRYLGYESGVTGNFKGVHADFLSIHAVSGAVELTGPIESGEHKRQVQNTVMRRYSCVLFDLDGTLIDSLEGIVSSLKRAIEFFGLPVPDDRTMRSFVGPPLIESFTNILGLCRKDAEKAVEVYRENFDIGVACNPLFPGICEMLDSLREAKMPIAVATSKPKLLAVRILDNHQITPYFCAIEGGKPNEEDGEKAIVVGNALGALNNMCVDTSRAVMVGDRCYDSHGARANGLPAILVSWGYASKEELAKEKFVVDDVEQLTSALLSPL from the coding sequence GTGCTAGAATTTCGCAGGTATTTGGGTTACGAGTCTGGCGTGACCGGCAATTTTAAGGGTGTGCATGCGGATTTCTTATCGATTCATGCCGTCTCTGGGGCCGTCGAACTTACGGGCCCTATTGAAAGTGGTGAACATAAGAGACAGGTGCAGAATACGGTGATGCGGAGATACAGTTGTGTATTATTTGATCTCGATGGGACGCTAATTGACTCTTTAGAGGGCATAGTGAGCTCATTGAAGCGTGCAATTGAGTTCTTTGGCCTGCCGGTTCCCGATGACAGAACCATGCGGTCGTTTGTTGGTCCGCCTTTGATTGAGAGTTTCACAAATATCTTGGGGCTATGCCGTAAAGATGCAGAAAAAGCCGTTGAGGTGTATCGCGAAAATTTTGATATCGGGGTTGCGTGCAATCCGCTATTCCCGGGTATCTGCGAGATGTTAGATAGCTTGCGAGAAGCCAAGATGCCAATTGCGGTCGCAACATCCAAACCCAAACTCCTGGCCGTTCGGATACTTGACAACCATCAAATAACTCCTTACTTCTGTGCCATAGAAGGCGGCAAGCCAAATGAAGAGGATGGAGAAAAGGCGATTGTTGTTGGGAATGCGCTAGGAGCCCTGAATAATATGTGCGTTGACACCAGTCGGGCTGTTATGGTTGGCGACAGATGCTATGACTCCCACGGTGCTAGGGCAAACGGCTTACCCGCGATACTGGTCTCGTGGGGGTACGCGAGCAAAGAGGAATTGGCAAAGGAAAAGTTTGTCGTGGATGATGTAGAACAGCTAACTTCCGCCTTGCTTAGCCCCCTTTAA